From Streptomyces sp. SAI-135:
AGGCGGCCGTCGTCGGTCAGCCCGAACCACTTCAGCTTCGCGCCCGTGCGCTGCGCGAGCAGCTGCCACGGCACGATGTTGGAGTGGTGCTCCATCTCCGTGATGACGATCTCGGTCTCGGAGTCCACGCGGTAGGGCTCGTCGGCCCAGCCCAGCATGTTCGCCACGAGGTTGAGCGACTCGGAGGCGTTCTTGGTGAAGATCACCTCGTCGCGCGAGGGCGCGTTGATGAACTCGGCGACCTTGTCGCGCGCGGCCTCGTACAGCGCCGTGGCCTCCTCGGCGAGCACATGCACACCGCGGTGGACGTTGGCGTTGTAGCGCTCGTAGTACTCGCTCAGGGCGTCCAGTACCTGGCGCGGCTTCTGCGAGGTCGCCGCGTTGTCCAGGTAGACGAGCTTCCGGTCGTCGTGGACCAGGCGGTCCAGGATCGGGAAGTCCTTGCGGATCGCCTCTGTGTCGAGGAGGCCCGGCAGCTGTGTCACGCGGATACGCCGCCCTTCGTGTATGCCTCGTAGCCCTCGTTCTCCAGCTTGTCGGCGAGTTCGGCGCCGCCGGACTCGACGATCCGGCCGCCGGAGAAGACGTGGACGAAGTCGGGCTTGATGTAGCGCAGGATGCGCGTGTAGTGCGTGATCAGCAGGGTGCCGACCTCGCCGGTCTCCCGGACGCGGTTGACGCCCTCGGAGACGATCCGCAGCGCGTCGACGTCGAGTCCGGAGTCCGTCTCGTCGAGGATCGCGACCTTCGGCTTGAGCAGTTCGAGCTGGAGGATCTCGTGGCGCTTCTTCTCACCGCCGGAGAAGCCCTCGTTGACGTTGCGCTCGGCGAAGGAGGGGTCCATGTTGAGGCGCTCCATGGCCTCCTTGACCTCCTTCACCCAGGTGCGCAGCTTGGGGGCCTCGCCGCGGATGGCGGTGGCGGAGGTGCGGAGGAAGTTCGACACGGAGACACCCGGGACCTCGACCGGGTACTGCATCGCGAGGAACAGGCCGGCGCGGGCGCGCTCGTCGACCTCCATCTCCAGGACGTCCTCGCCGTCGAGGGTGACGGTGCCGCCGGTGATCGTGTACTTGGGGTGACCCGCGAGGGAGTAGGCGAGCGTCGACTTGCCGGAGCCGTTGGGGCCCATGATGGCGTGCGTCTCGCCCTGCTTCACGGTCAGGTCGACACCCTTGAGGATCTCCTTCGTGGCGTTGTCGGCCTCGACGGTGACGTGCAGGTCTCGGATTTCAAGCGTTGCCATGGGTGCCTCAGGACTCCTGGGTGAGGGAGACGAGCACGTCGTCCCCTTCGATCTTTACGGGGTATACGGGGACGGGGCGCGTCGCGGGGAGGCCGGACGGTTTGCCGGTGCGCAGGTCGAAGCTGGAGCCGTGCAGCCAGCACTCGATCTGGCAGTCCTCCACCTCGCCCTCGGAGAGCGAGACGTTGGCGTGGGAGCAGATGTCGTGGATGGCGAACACCTCTCCCTCGGTCTGCACGACCGAGACCGGCGTGCCGTCGAGTTCCACCCGCTTCGGGGTGTCCTCCTCCAGCTCGCTCAGCCCGCAGGCGCGTACGAAAGCCATCAGACGGTGGCCTCCAGCTCCTCGTCGATCTTCGCGAGAAGGCGCTCCTCGATGTCGTCGACACCGATCTGCTGGACCAGCTCGGCGAAGAAGCCGCGGACCACCAGGCGACGGGCCTCGTCGGCCGGGATGCCACGGGCCATCAGGTAGAAGAGCTGCTCGTCGTCGAAGCGGCCGGTCGCCGAGGCGTGCCCGGCGCCGACGATCTCGCCGGTCTCGATCTCCAGGTTCGGCACGGAGTCGACCCGGGCGCCGTCGGTGAGGACGAGGTTCCGGTTCATCTCGTAGGTGTCGGTGCCCTCGGCCTTGGCCTCGATGAGCACGTCGCCGATCCACACCGCGTGCGCCGCGTCGCCCTGGAGCGCGCCCTTGTAGACGACGTTGGACTTGCAGTGCGGGGTGTTGTGGTCGACCAGCAGGCGGTGCTCCTGGTGCTGGCCCCGGTCCGTGAAGTAGAGCCCGAACAGCTCGGCCTCACCGCCGGTGCCGGCGTAGGAGACGCGCGGGTGCAGCCGTACGACGTCGCCGCCGAAGGTCACCACGACCGACTTGAAGGACGCGTCCCGGCCGACCAGCGCGTTGTGCTGGGCGACGTGCACGGCCTTGTCGTCCCAGTCCTGGACGGAGACGACGGTGAGCTTGGCGCCGTCCCCGAGGAGGTAGTCGACGTTGGCCGCGAGCACCGCGTCACCGGTGTGGTCGATGACCACGACGGCCTCGGCGAAGGCGCCCAGCTCGATCACCTGGTGGGCGAAGGCGGTGCCGCCCTCGCCGTGCACGGCGATCCGGATGGGCTCGGTGAGGACCGTCTCCTTGGGGACGGTGATCACGCCGGCCTTCTCGAACGCGGAGAACGCCTGGGCGGCGATGCGGTCCACCGGGGTGCCCGCCTTGCCGATCCGGGCGTCGTCACGGCCGACGGTCTCGACGGTGACGCCCTCGGGGGCCTGCACGTCCACCTTGACGCCGTCGTCGGTGGCGACCGCGGTGCCGTCGTGCAGCCCGCGCAGGCGCTCCAGCGGGGTGAACCGCCACTCCTCCTCACGGCCGTGCGGGACCGGGAAGTCCGCGACGTCGAAGGAGGGGGGCGCGCTCATGCGCGTGGCGACGGTCGACTCGGCGGCCACCGCGATCTGGCCGGCGGTGGTGGATCCCACCGGGATGTTCTGAGCCTCAGCCATGGCTGTCGGTCTGCTCTCTTCCTGCGTAAGTGACTTGATGGGGGCGGCCGTTGCCTAGCCGACCGCGCCTTCCATCTGGAGCTCGATCAGCCGGTTGAGTTCCAGCGCGTACTCCATGGGCAGCTCCTTCGCGATGGGCTCGACGAAGCCGCGCACGATCATGGCCATCGCCTCGAACTCGCTCAGACCACGGCTCATCAGGTAGAAGAGCTGGTCCTCGGAGACCTTGGAGACGGTCGCCTCGTGGCCCATGGACACGTCGTCCTCGCGGACGTCCACGTAGGGGTACGTGTCGGAGCGGGAGATGGTGTCGACGAGCAGCGCGTCGCACAGCACGTTGGACTTGGAGCCGTGGGCGCCCTCACCGATCTCGACGAGACCGCGGTAGGACGTACGACCGCCGCCGCGCGCCACCGACTTGGAGACGATGTTGGAGGAGGTGTTCGGCGCCATGTGGACCATCTTGGAGCCGGCGTCCTGGTGCTGGCCCTCGCCCGCGAAGGCGATGGACAGGGTCTCGCCCTTGGCGTGCTCGCCCATCAGGTAGACGGCCGGGTACTTCATGGTGACCTTGGAGCCGATGTTGCCGTCGATCCACTCCATGGTCGCGCCCTCGTACGCCACGGCGCGCTTGGTGACCAGGTTGTAGACGTTGTTCGACCAGTTCTGGATGGTCGTGTAGCGGCAGCGGGCGCCCTTCTTCACGATGATCTCGACGACCGCGGAGTGCAGGGAGTCCGACTTGTAGATCGGGGCCGTGCAGCCCTCGACGTAGTGGACGTAGGCGTCCTCGTCGACGATGATCAGCGTCCGCTCGAACTGGCCCATGTTCTCCGTGTTGATCCGGAAGTAGGCCTGGAGCGGGATCTCCACGTGCACGCCCTTCGGCACGTAGATGAAGGAACCGCCGGACCACACCGCGGTGTTCAGCGACGCGAACTTGTTGTCGCCGACCGGGATGACGGTGCCGAAGTACTCCTTGAAGAGCTCGGGGTGCTCCTTCAGGGCGGTGTCGGTGTCCAGGAAGATGACGCCCTGCTCCTCCAGGTCCTCACGGATCTGGTGGTAGACGACCTCGGACTCGTACTGGGCCGCGACACCGGCGACGAGGCGCTGCTTCTCCGCCTCGGGGATGCCGAGCTTGTCGTACGTGTTCTTGATGTCCTCGGGCAGGTCCTCCCAGGACTCCGCCTGCTTCTCCGTGGACCGCACGAAGTACTTGATGTTGTCGAAGTCGATGCCGGAGAGGTCGGAGCCCCAGTTCGGCATGGGCTTCTTGTCGAACAGGCGCAGACCCTTGAGGCGGAGCTTGGTCATCCACTCCGGCTCGTTCTTCTTCGCGGAGATGTCGCGTACGACTTCCTCGCTCAGACCGCGCTTCGCAGAGGCGCCGGCTTCGTCGGAGTCGGCCCAGCCGTATTCGTACTTGCCCAGGCCCTCGAGCTCAGGGTGGGCAGTCTCCGTGGGGAGAGTCATGCGGGGTTCCTCCCGGCCGTGCTTGCAGATGCGTGATGAGTGGTGTGGGAAATCTTGGGGATGAACGTCGTGCAGACGCCGTCGCCGTGCGCGATGGTCGCCAGTCGCTGGACATGGGTTCCCAGCAGCTGGGAGAAGAACTCGGTCTCCGCCTCACAGAGCTGGGGGAACTTCTCCGCGACATGGGCCACCGGGCAGTGGTGCTGGCAGAGCTGCTCGCCGACCGGTGCGCTGCGCGCCGTAGCAGCGTACCCGTCCGCGCTCAGGGCCTTGGCCAGGGCTTCGGTGCGCTCCTCGGGGGCGGCGGACTCGACGGCCTTGCGGTACTGCTCGGCCTGCGCGGCGATCCTCGCGCGCGCGAAGGCGACGACCGCCTCGTCCCCGCCGAAGCGCTCCTGGATCCAGTGCAGGGCGTCCGCGGCGAGCTTGTCGTAGGACTGGTCGAAGGCGTCCCGGCCGCAGTCGGTGAGCGCGAAGACCTTGGCGGGCCGGCCACGCGTGCGCGCGCCGTACACCCGCTGCTCCCGCGCCTCGACGACCTCGTCGGCCACCAGCGCGTCCAGATGACGCCGTACGGCCGCCTGGGTCAGCCCGAGACGGCCTGCCAGCTCGGCGACGGTCGACGGGCCGTGGTCCAGGATGGATCGCGCGACGCGGTTGCGGGTGGACCGCTCACCGGTCGCGAGCTCCTCCTGAGGGGCCCCCGTGGGGGTCTCCCGTGCCTCGCCGACGTTTTTCACAACGCCATTGTTGCGTAATTCCTCAGGAGCGGGCAAGCCGCGTCCGGTCCGGGGGGTGGTGCCCTGCGTCACTTAGGCCTCCCTAACCTGACCTGGGAGAACGATCTTTGATCGATCAAACCGGTGGCTTTCGACGGCCCCTTCCGGGAGACTCGCGAACCATGCCGATACCTCCTCCCACCGGCCCACTTGTCACGCGCGAGACCCTCGCCGGGCAACTGCGCGAGCTGGGTGTCACAAGCGGCGAGATCCTGCTCGTGCACTCCTCGCTCAGCTCCCTCGGCTG
This genomic window contains:
- the sufB gene encoding Fe-S cluster assembly protein SufB, whose protein sequence is MTLPTETAHPELEGLGKYEYGWADSDEAGASAKRGLSEEVVRDISAKKNEPEWMTKLRLKGLRLFDKKPMPNWGSDLSGIDFDNIKYFVRSTEKQAESWEDLPEDIKNTYDKLGIPEAEKQRLVAGVAAQYESEVVYHQIREDLEEQGVIFLDTDTALKEHPELFKEYFGTVIPVGDNKFASLNTAVWSGGSFIYVPKGVHVEIPLQAYFRINTENMGQFERTLIIVDEDAYVHYVEGCTAPIYKSDSLHSAVVEIIVKKGARCRYTTIQNWSNNVYNLVTKRAVAYEGATMEWIDGNIGSKVTMKYPAVYLMGEHAKGETLSIAFAGEGQHQDAGSKMVHMAPNTSSNIVSKSVARGGGRTSYRGLVEIGEGAHGSKSNVLCDALLVDTISRSDTYPYVDVREDDVSMGHEATVSKVSEDQLFYLMSRGLSEFEAMAMIVRGFVEPIAKELPMEYALELNRLIELQMEGAVG
- a CDS encoding metalloregulator ArsR/SmtB family transcription factor; translation: MKNVGEARETPTGAPQEELATGERSTRNRVARSILDHGPSTVAELAGRLGLTQAAVRRHLDALVADEVVEAREQRVYGARTRGRPAKVFALTDCGRDAFDQSYDKLAADALHWIQERFGGDEAVVAFARARIAAQAEQYRKAVESAAPEERTEALAKALSADGYAATARSAPVGEQLCQHHCPVAHVAEKFPQLCEAETEFFSQLLGTHVQRLATIAHGDGVCTTFIPKISHTTHHASASTAGRNPA
- the sufC gene encoding Fe-S cluster assembly ATPase SufC, with amino-acid sequence MATLEIRDLHVTVEADNATKEILKGVDLTVKQGETHAIMGPNGSGKSTLAYSLAGHPKYTITGGTVTLDGEDVLEMEVDERARAGLFLAMQYPVEVPGVSVSNFLRTSATAIRGEAPKLRTWVKEVKEAMERLNMDPSFAERNVNEGFSGGEKKRHEILQLELLKPKVAILDETDSGLDVDALRIVSEGVNRVRETGEVGTLLITHYTRILRYIKPDFVHVFSGGRIVESGGAELADKLENEGYEAYTKGGVSA
- the sufD gene encoding Fe-S cluster assembly protein SufD; the protein is MAEAQNIPVGSTTAGQIAVAAESTVATRMSAPPSFDVADFPVPHGREEEWRFTPLERLRGLHDGTAVATDDGVKVDVQAPEGVTVETVGRDDARIGKAGTPVDRIAAQAFSAFEKAGVITVPKETVLTEPIRIAVHGEGGTAFAHQVIELGAFAEAVVVIDHTGDAVLAANVDYLLGDGAKLTVVSVQDWDDKAVHVAQHNALVGRDASFKSVVVTFGGDVVRLHPRVSYAGTGGEAELFGLYFTDRGQHQEHRLLVDHNTPHCKSNVVYKGALQGDAAHAVWIGDVLIEAKAEGTDTYEMNRNLVLTDGARVDSVPNLEIETGEIVGAGHASATGRFDDEQLFYLMARGIPADEARRLVVRGFFAELVQQIGVDDIEERLLAKIDEELEATV
- a CDS encoding non-heme iron oxygenase ferredoxin subunit, coding for MAFVRACGLSELEEDTPKRVELDGTPVSVVQTEGEVFAIHDICSHANVSLSEGEVEDCQIECWLHGSSFDLRTGKPSGLPATRPVPVYPVKIEGDDVLVSLTQES